A stretch of Prunus dulcis chromosome 6, ALMONDv2, whole genome shotgun sequence DNA encodes these proteins:
- the LOC117632388 gene encoding long chain acyl-CoA synthetase 6, peroxisomal: MESLPAPQRRLHAIHSHLLPPSTDHPPHSHLHANLTAGEFAHGHGYSVVLPEKLHTGKWDVHRSARSPFNLVSRFADHPQIGTLHDNFVRSVEVFRDYKFLGTRNRVDGTVGEYKWMTYGEAATAREAIGSGLRFHGLEKGACVGLYFINRPEWLIVDYACSAYSFISVPLYDTLGPDAVKYAVNHAGVQAVFCAPQTLSTMLTFVSEIPSVQLIVVVGGMDEHLPSLPSTSRVKLISYLKLISQGRSNLQPFCPPKPEDVATICYTSGTTGTPKGVVLTHGNFIANAAGFCHAVTFYPSDIYISYLPLAHIYERTNQIISVYHGVAIGFYQGDNLKLMDDLVALRPTLFCSVPRLYNRIYAGIANSVKKSGTLRERLFQTAYSSKKQSIMSGSNGSPIWDRLVFNKIKEKLGGRVRFMGSGASPLSPDVMDFLRVCFGCQVIEGYGMTETSCAMSTMDEGDNLSGHVGSPNPACEIKLVDVPEMNYTSEDQPHPRGEICVRGPIVFQGYHKDEIQTKEVIDDDGWLHTGDIGLWLPGGQLKIIDRKKNIFKLAQGEYIAPEKVENVYAKCEFVAQSFVYGDSFNSCLVVIVVVDPDVLKAWAASAGIKYEDLSQLCNDPRARTAVLASMDALGKEAQLRGFEFAKAVTLVLEPFTLENGLLTPTFKIKRPQAKEHFAKAISTMYSELTDAVPAKL; the protein is encoded by the exons ATGGAATCTCTACCTGCTCCTCAGCGTCGCCTCCACGCCATTCACTCCCACCTCCTCCCTCCCTCAACCGACCATCCTCCTCACTCTCATCTTCACGCTAACCTCACCGCCGGTGAGTTTGCTCACG GGCATGGCTACAGTGTGGTGCTCCCAGAGAAGTTGCACACAGGGAAGTGGGATGTGCATAG ATCTGCACGTTCGCCTTTCAATCTCGTCAGTCGATTTGCTGATCATCCTCAAATTGGGACTTTGCATGATAACTTTGT ACGTTCAGTTGAAGTTTTTAGAGATTACAAATTCTTAGGTACACGAAATCGGGTGGATGGAACTGTTGGAGA GTACAAATGGATGACATATGGAGAAGCAGCCACAGCTCGGGAAGCAATAGGTTCTGGCCTACGCTTTCACGGGTTAGAAAAA GGTGCTTGTGTTGGACTTTATTTCATAAACAGACCAGAGTGGCTGATTGTGGATTATGCTTGCTCTGCATATTCTTTTATCTCAGTTCCTTTATATGATACTCTTG GCCCGGATGCAGTTAAGTACGCCGTAAATCATGCTGGTGTACAGGCAGTCTTTTGTGCCCCACAGACTCTAAGCACT ATGTTAACTTTCGTATCTGAGATTCCATCTGTACAACTTATAGTG GTTGTGGGAGGGATGGATGAACACTTGCCTTCGCTTCCATCTACATCTAGAGTGAAGCTTATATCATATTTAAAGCTCATCAGTCAG GGCCGCAGTAATCTGCAGCCTTTTTGCCCTCCTAAGCCTGAAGATGTTGCAACCATTTGCTACACAAGTGGTACGACTGGAACACCAAAG GGAGTTGTTTTGACCCATGGAAACTTTATTGCAAACGCTGCTGGATTCTGTCATGCAGTCACATTCTATCCCTCGGATAT TTACATATCCTACCTTCCTTTGGCACACATCTATGAACGAACTAATCAAATTATATCAGTGTACCACGGTGTTGCTATTGGTTTCTACCAGGGG GACAATCTGAAATTGATGGATGACCTGGTTGCACTGAGACCTACATTATTTTGTAGTGTGCCTCGGTTGTACAACAGAATATATGCTGG AATTGCAAATTCTGTTAAAAAATCTGGGACTCTAAGGGAGAGACTGTTTCAAACTGCCTACAGTTCCAAGAAGCAATCCATAATGAGTG GTTCGAATGGATCACCAATATGGGACAGATTGGTgttcaacaaaataaaggaaaagcTTGGAGGACGAGTTCGTTTTATGGGATCCGGTGCTTCACCCTTGTCCCCTGATGTCATGGACTTCCTTAGAGT GTGCTTTGGCTGTCAAGTAATTGAAGGATATGGTATGACAGAGACTTCTTGTGCCATGAGCACGATGGATGAGGGTGACAACTTATCTGGCCACGTTGGGTCCCCTAATCCCGCCTGTG aaataaaacTGGTGGATGTCCCTGAAATGAATTACACTTCTGAGGATCAGCCCCATCCTCGTGGAGAAATCTGTGTCCGGGGTCCAATTGTCTTTCAAGGCTACCACAAAGATGAAATCCAGAC GAAAGAAGTCATTGATGACGACGGCTGGCTGCATACTGGAGACATTGGTTTGTGGTTACCCGGAGGCCAGCTTAAGATCATTGATAG GAAAAAGAACATATTTAAGTTGGCACAGGGGGAGTATATAGCACCAGAGAAGGTTGAGAATGTGTACGCCAAGTGCGAATTTGTTGCTCAAAGTTTTGTATATG GTGACAGCTTCAACTCTTGTCTAGTAGTTATAGTTGTAGTGGATCCAGATGTACTGAAAGCGTGGGCTGCATCTGCAGGCATAAAG TACGAAGATCTCTCACAACTGTGCAATGATCCAAGAGCAAGGACTGCTGTTTTGGCTAGCATGGATGCCCTTGGAAAGGAGGCTCAG TTGAGAGGTTTTGAATTTGCAAAAGCTGTAACTTTGGTTCTTGAACCATTCACATTGGAAAATGGCCTCCTCACTCCAACCTTCAAG ATCAAGAGGCCTCAAGCTAAGGAACACTTTGCTAAAGCAATATCAACCATGTATTCTGAGCTAACTGATGCTGTACCGGCAAAACTGTGA